The DNA sequence GTCGTGCAGAAGGTGCTCGAGCTCCGCGCGCACCGCGTGGCACGGGGCGCTGTCCGCGACGATCACGTGCGCCGACAGCGACGGGAACCCGGAGGTCACCTCCCACACGTGCAGGTCGTGCACCTCGTCGATGTCGGGGTGCACGGCCATGCGCCGGCCGATCTCGTCCGGGTCGACGCCGCGCGGGGCGGCCTCGAGCACCACCCGCCCGCCGTCCCGCAGCAGCCCGTACCCGGCCTTGAACATGAGCGCGGCGACGAACAGCGAGGCCAGCGCGTCGGCCTGCACCCAGCCGGTGAAGTAGATGACGGTGCCCGCCACCGCCGTGCCGATGAACGCGTAGAGGTCGGTGAGGATGTGCTGGAACGAGCCCTCCACGTTGAGGCTCTGCCGGTTGGCCTTGCTCAGCGACCACGTGGCCAGCAGGTTCACGGCGATGCCGATGAGCGCGACGATCACCACCGCCCCGCCCTCGACCTCCGGCGGGTCGAGCAGGCGGAGCACCGACATCACCGTGAAGAAAACGGCGAGCAGCAGCAGCGTGGCCCCGTTGATGAGGGCGGAGACGATCTCGACGCGCTTGAGCCCGAAGGTGTAGGAGCCCCAGGCGGGGCGTGCCGCGAGCGCCATCGCACCGAGCGACAGGGCGATGGCCGCGGCGTCGGAGACCATGTGCCCCGCGTCCGCGAGCAGCGCCAGCGAGCCGGTGAGGAAGCCGACGACCACCTCGCCGGCCATCAGTCCCAGGATCAGCAACAGGGCGATCCACAGGTACCGCCGGTCCGCGTCCGCGGTGATGCCGTGCGAGTGGCCGCCATGGTCGTGTGTGTTCCCCATGCCGCTCATCATATGCATAGTTGTGCATATGTCAATCGTCCGTCCGTGCCGCCCCGCACCCCACACCCCTCGCACTTCACGAAAACCTCCGCGTGACGCCCCGGGGCGTTATAGATTCGAGATCGTGACCGGCGCCATAGGTGCGCCGGCCACCGCCGTCGTCGGGGACGGCACGCACTGCTCACCTTCCGGAATCGTCCAGGCCGGCCGCGTCCGCACGGCCCCGCGACAGATCGGAGCACCCCTGTGTCCCGAAAGCACGCTGCATCCCGAATGACCACCGTGAAATCTGCGACCCCCGCGCCCCTCCGCCGCCGCACGCCCCGGCACCGCGCGCCCCGCAAGCCCGTCGTCGTCCCCGCCCTCCGCCGTGCCGCCATCGGCGCGGCGGTGACGGCCGTCGCCGTCACCGCCCCGGCCACCGCGGCCCTCGCCGCGCCCTCGTCCAGCCTCGGGTCGGAAAGCCTCGGGTCGGGCAGCGCCGGGTCGTCCGGCAGCACCGGGTCGCTGGGGTCGCTCGGCTCGGCCGGATCCACCGGCAGCATCGGGGAGCGTGCGGGCGCGCTGCCCATCCCCAGCCCCCGCGGACTCGTCGCGCTCGGCGCCGCCATGACGCAGGTGGGCAAACCCTACGAGTGGGGCGCCGAGGGCCCGAACAGCTACGACTGCTCCGGCCTGGTGTGGTGGGCCTACCGGCAGCTGGGCATCGACATCGGGCGCACCACGTTCGACCAGATCCACGACGGCGTCCCTGTTCCGCTGAACAATATCCAGCCGGGCGACCTCATCATCTTCCGCGAGAACAACACGCACATCGGCATCTACGCGGGCTTCGGTCAGGTGTGGAACGCCTACGACTACGGCGTGCCCATCGGGCTCACCCCGCTCGCCGACGAGCCGCCGATCCACATCGTGCGCCGGATCTACTGAGCCGCGCCCGGCACGACCAGGGGAAGGAAGATCTCGTCGACGATCTCCGCGAGCACCTCCTCCGGCACCGGCCGGAACGTCATGAAGTACTCGTGGCGGAGCAGCGCGAAGGGCAGGTCGGCGATGCGCGGCGTCAGCTTCGCGGCGTCGACCTCCCCGCGCTCCCGCGCCCGGTCCAGGATGACGTCCACCGACGTCGCCCGGTCTCCGATCAGCTCCGCCCGGAGCTCGGAAGGCGACATCCCGATGTCCTCGAAACTGCTGGTGACCAGCACCGACAGTAAAGCGGTGACATTGCTGCGGCCGGAGTTCGCGCCGCGCAGCACGGCGAGAAGATCGCCACGGACGCCGCCGGTGTCCGGCACCGACGGCACGTGCACCGCGCCGCGGTGCCGGATCGTCGCACGGAAGAGCTCCTCGCGGGTCCGCCACCGCCGGTAGAGCACCGGCTTGCTGGTGCGTGCCCGCGCCGCGACGGCCTCGATGGTGAACCTGCCGTAACCTTCGGCCACGAGCTGGTCCCACGCCGCGTCGAGGATCGCGCGCTCGAGCTCGGCGCCGCGCCGCCGCGACGGACCGCTGCCGCCCATCGTCTCCCCCTCACTGTCGCAGTTGCCCGTCACCACGGTTATCGCCCGTCGACGCGATCGGGTTCCCCTGCTGGTGCGAGCGCCGCACGGCGGAATGCCAACGCGGGGATCAGCGCCAGGACGGTGAGGGCGGTCGTCCACCAGAATACGTAGTGGAACGCCGCCTCGGCTCCGAGATCCGCGCGGGACTGGAGGATCACGGCGACGAGGGCGGCCCCGAACGAAGCCCCGATCTGCTGCGTGATGCGGGTGAGCATCGTGGCGTGCGGCATCTGCTCGTACGGAACATCCGCATACGCGGCCATGATCGGGGCCATGACCAC is a window from the Tomitella gaofuii genome containing:
- a CDS encoding TetR/AcrR family transcriptional regulator, which translates into the protein MTGNCDSEGETMGGSGPSRRRGAELERAILDAAWDQLVAEGYGRFTIEAVAARARTSKPVLYRRWRTREELFRATIRHRGAVHVPSVPDTGGVRGDLLAVLRGANSGRSNVTALLSVLVTSSFEDIGMSPSELRAELIGDRATSVDVILDRARERGEVDAAKLTPRIADLPFALLRHEYFMTFRPVPEEVLAEIVDEIFLPLVVPGAAQ
- a CDS encoding C40 family peptidase, whose amino-acid sequence is MKSATPAPLRRRTPRHRAPRKPVVVPALRRAAIGAAVTAVAVTAPATAALAAPSSSLGSESLGSGSAGSSGSTGSLGSLGSAGSTGSIGERAGALPIPSPRGLVALGAAMTQVGKPYEWGAEGPNSYDCSGLVWWAYRQLGIDIGRTTFDQIHDGVPVPLNNIQPGDLIIFRENNTHIGIYAGFGQVWNAYDYGVPIGLTPLADEPPIHIVRRIY
- a CDS encoding cation diffusion facilitator family transporter, which gives rise to MSGMGNTHDHGGHSHGITADADRRYLWIALLLILGLMAGEVVVGFLTGSLALLADAGHMVSDAAAIALSLGAMALAARPAWGSYTFGLKRVEIVSALINGATLLLLAVFFTVMSVLRLLDPPEVEGGAVVIVALIGIAVNLLATWSLSKANRQSLNVEGSFQHILTDLYAFIGTAVAGTVIYFTGWVQADALASLFVAALMFKAGYGLLRDGGRVVLEAAPRGVDPDEIGRRMAVHPDIDEVHDLHVWEVTSGFPSLSAHVIVADSAPCHAVRAELEHLLHDDFGITHTTLQVDHAESRDDHAGHHGTDCPEPVSGADTR